The sequence below is a genomic window from Gloeocapsa sp. DLM2.Bin57.
CCTTTAGATGATCTAGGGGTATTTTTTAAATATCCTATAAAATTAACTAGAGTGAAGACAATGGAAGCTATCTATATTCCTCAATTACTCAAATTACCAGACCAAACCGAAACAATCAATTTTGAGGAGCCGGTTGAGGGATTAGACAGTTTGACTCCCGTGAGAGGGATCATGATTATCTCTCATCGAGGTAACTTTTTAGAAGTGAGTACTAACGTAGAAACAATCATGACTTTGGTATGCGATCGCTGTCTAAAACACTATAACTATCGTCTCTCTCTAAAAACCTCGGAAATGATCTGGCTACAAAATCCGAGCACATCAGAACTAAACTGGATACCAGAACGAGAAATAGCCCTAGAAGATCTTTATGAAAGTATGCCAATCAACGGTTATTTTGAACCGAGTAAATGGTTATACGAACAATTATCACTAAATATGCCAGTCAAACAACTATGTAGTAAAAACTGTCAACCACCCCCATATCAACAAAAACCAGAACATAGTACTATAGACAGTCGTTGGTCTAGTTTGGCAGTTATAAAACAAAAATTAGAGCAGCAATGATGAGTTTTTCAGAAGAATTAGAACTACTGCTACGGGCTTGTTACCCTCTAATCTATATACCAACCCTCGAAGAAGAAAGAGTAGAAATAGCGATCGCCGATTGCTGTCAAAAATTAGGCGATCGCACCCTGTCTATCTGGGATTTTGTGGATGGTTACCAAAATAACCCTAACTATACAGGTTTTGGTAAACGTAACCCCCTACAAGCTTTAGAATTACTAGAAAAACTACCCCCAACAGCGACAGGTATTTTTATTCTTAGAGACTTTCAACGCTTCTTAGAAGATATTTCTGTTTCCCGTAAACTTAGAAACTTAGCTCGTAGTCTTAAATCTCAACCCAAAAATATCATTATTCTCTCACCAGAATTAAATATCCCCTCAGAATTAACCGAAGTTCTCACCGTCTTAGACTTCCCTTTACCTACAGCCACAGAAATAAACTCAGAAATTCAACGCTTATTAACAGCAACTAGACAAACTATTAATCAAGAGTTACTTAACGAATTAGTCAGATCCGCTCAAGGATTATCTCTAGAAAGGATTAGAAGAGTACTCAGTCTCTGTATCGCTACCCATGGCGCGATCGAACCCCTTGATGTAGAGTTAATTCTAGCTGAAAAACGCCAGTCAATCCGACAAACTCAAATACTCGATTTTTACCCCGCAACTGAGGAAATCTCCGATATTGGGGGTTTAGATAACCTTAAAGACTGGTTATTGCGTAGAGGTGGCTCTTTTAGTGAACAAGCTAGAAGTTATGGTTTGCCCCATCCTCGCGGTTTATTATTGGTAGGAAT
It includes:
- a CDS encoding DUF177 domain-containing protein; its protein translation is MEAIYIPQLLKLPDQTETINFEEPVEGLDSLTPVRGIMIISHRGNFLEVSTNVETIMTLVCDRCLKHYNYRLSLKTSEMIWLQNPSTSELNWIPEREIALEDLYESMPINGYFEPSKWLYEQLSLNMPVKQLCSKNCQPPPYQQKPEHSTIDSRWSSLAVIKQKLEQQ
- a CDS encoding AAA family ATPase produces the protein MSFSEELELLLRACYPLIYIPTLEEERVEIAIADCCQKLGDRTLSIWDFVDGYQNNPNYTGFGKRNPLQALELLEKLPPTATGIFILRDFQRFLEDISVSRKLRNLARSLKSQPKNIIILSPELNIPSELTEVLTVLDFPLPTATEINSEIQRLLTATRQTINQELLNELVRSAQGLSLERIRRVLSLCIATHGAIEPLDVELILAEKRQSIRQTQILDFYPATEEISDIGGLDNLKDWLLRRGGSFSEQARSYGLPHPRGLLLVGIQGTGKSLTAKAIAHHWHLPLLRLDVGRLFAGLVGESESRTRQMINLAEALAPCILWIDEIDKAFAGIDGKGDGGTTSRVFGTFITWLAEKTSPVFVVATANNIRSLPAEMLRKGRFDEIFFVGLPNQKEREAIFEVHLNHLRPHKLREYDINRLAYETPDFSGAEIEQSLIEAMHLGFSQNRDFTTEDILNAVSQIIPLARTAQEEIQFLQQWADSGKARLASRSKLNLKISE